The DNA region CGCTGACAACCACATTGGCGCTGTTTATATCTATTGCAGTGTTATAACTGCCGCTCGTAGACAGCACAATTGCATTCTCCGTCGATGTCAGGATCAGTGATTTCGTTATGCGTACCTGCTCATTGTACGTTCCCGCTTTTACAATCACGCGATCACCAACACCTACGCCATTTACCCCCGCCTGGATCGTTTGATAGGGCGACGCCTCTGAACCGCAGCCGCTTGTGCAGCTGCTGGTGGCATTTACAAAAACATCCGGCCCTGACGCTATTGTCGCGTTTGCTTCATTGCCGGCCCATTCACCGGATGCATTAAAAGCACTCACCCGGTAGTAATAAGTCTCTCCTGTGAATAGATTGTTGTCACTATAGCTGGTAGCGTTAGCGGCAAGAGACGCTATTTCATAATAGGTCCCTCCGACACCTTGCTTCCGCTCTACCTTATAGCCTGTTTCTTTGCTTGAGTTGTCGGTCCAGGCCAAATTAACATTTCTCGAACCATCTAAGGTGGCCGTCAAACCTGTCGGCATCGGGTCCTCAAAGAGGGCCGTTATCGTACAATCTCTCATAATGGGCAATGTCGTGTAAGTACTCCCCGACACATTGGAAAAACCGCAGCCCTCAGCGCTAACGGAGGTAATTATATAGCCCGCATCAGGCAACACGTCAAACTCCAGCGCAGTACCTTCATAGACTTCCTGAGATGTCTCAGGATTAATGGCGCCACCGGGACCTGATTCAGTTATTACCGTATGAGACTTGATATCAAAAAAAACTGATACGGTGCAATGGGAAGTAATAGGTGCAGTCGAGTAGATATTTCCTGAGACATGGTGAATGCCACAGCCATCGATCAGGGTAGGTTCATACCCGTCTTCCGGTGTAATTTCATAAGTTAAAACACTCCTGTAATCAACCGTCTGAAGGATCGATGGATAGATTGTTCCCGAAGGCCCGGTATTTGTATCTACATCAAAATTTTTTATTGTAAGATGAGCCGTTAGACTATAAAGGCCATCGAGGTTGATCGTACATGTGGGAGAAGTTCCACACGAATTAGACCATGAAACAAAATCATATCCCATATGAGGAGCAACGGTAAGTGTCACTGTTGAAACATTTCCAAAACAGTAATATTCATTGCCACATTGACTTCCGGGAGGATCCATGGTCACTGCACTCTCATAATCACCTGCATCATTTTCCAAAATGAGATTAAGAACATTACCTTCTGTAACTGTCCGTTTGATTGTATTACCTTTATCATCATACAAGTAAATAACTGAGGGGCCGTTCTCGTGATTAACCTTATTTAGTCGATCGTAGGCGTC from Deltaproteobacteria bacterium includes:
- a CDS encoding right-handed parallel beta-helix repeat-containing protein, whose protein sequence is MRKINLNICLLFAMLAALCFPALVSAGKATYKYDAYDRLNKVNHENGPSVIYLYDDKGNTIKRTVTEGNVLNLILENDAGDYESAVTMDPPGSQCGNEYYCFGNVSTVTLTVAPHMGYDFVSWSNSCGTSPTCTINLDGLYSLTAHLTIKNFDVDTNTGPSGTIYPSILQTVDYRSVLTYEITPEDGYEPTLIDGCGIHHVSGNIYSTAPITSHCTVSVFFDIKSHTVITESGPGGAINPETSQEVYEGTALEFDVLPDAGYIITSVSAEGCGFSNVSGSTYTTLPIMRDCTITALFEDPMPTGLTATLDGSRNVNLAWTDNSSKETGYKVERKQGVGGTYYEIASLAANATSYSDNNLFTGETYYYRVSAFNASGEWAGNEANATIASGPDVFVNATSSCTSGCGSEASPYQTIQAGVNGVGVGDRVIVKAGTYNEQVRITKSLILTSTENAIVLSTSGSYNTAIDINSANVVVSGLTIRPGQGLHGIIVRSPAKYCEITGNIIEDNSYGIVAYFATSSAGSIISDNIIRNNGYGISMNNTAGAVVMSGNEISGNTLSGISFASASYPDVLITENMFSNNAAAISNAQAGISIYHNNFIDNSSQVSNASAQWHNGYPDGGNYWSNYSGVDNYSGAGQDVSGSDGILDAAYGQDLYPFGAINAWNPVLENYSVTYVWGTGGSISPGTPDIVNSGFVVSFDVIPDASHIIDSVMGEGCNIYYDTGDTYETAPITRDCKVTALFQCITETVRIAGSPSTAYTSVQAAYDGAVDGDIIQTRVVNITESVNFNRNISVTLEGGYGCNFDTISGITTIIGNMTLSDGTVTTENIETSP